In a genomic window of Glycine max cultivar Williams 82 chromosome 13, Glycine_max_v4.0, whole genome shotgun sequence:
- the LOC100787615 gene encoding late embryogenesis abundant protein, producing MAQVELRDEHGNPVELTDAYGNPVWLTDEKGKPVHLTGVATTAHKCLQENDTPQELPHSKSSSSSSSEDEEHGGRSKKGLKDKIEEKLPGGEEGEGKEHAHTTTVTSATTTDSGANHHPTTTTDHEKKSIIDKIKEKFQ from the exons ATGGCACAAGTTGAACTGCGAGATGAGCATGGGAACCCAGTTGAACTCACAGATGCATATGGGAATCCGGTTTGGTTAACGGACGAGAAAGGCAAACCGGTGCACCTCACCGGTGTGGCAACCACTGCACACAAATGTTTGCAAGAGAATGACACACCACAAGAGCTTCCTCACTCCAAGAGCTCAAGCTCTAGCTCt TCTGAGGATGAAGAGCATGGAGGGAGGAGCAAGAAGGGACTGAAGGATAAAATAGAAGAGAAGTTGCCAGGAGGAGAAGAAGGAGAGGGAAAGGAGCATGCACACACCACAACAGTTACTTCTGCTACTACCACAGATAGTGGTGCTAATCACCACCCAACCACAACCACTGACCATGAGAAGAAGAGTATAATAGacaagattaaagaaaaattcCAATAA